From a single Chlamydia muridarum str. Nigg genomic region:
- the murB gene encoding UDP-N-acetylmuramate dehydrogenase yields MTNAFPFSVQESVPLNRFSTFRIGGPARYFKELVSVDEALKVFSFLHTSPIPYIIIGKGSNCLFHDQGFNGLVLYNNIQGQTFLSDTQIKVLSGVSFSLLGRQLSSKGFSGLEFAVGIPGTVGGAVFMNAGTALANTASSLVSVEIIDHAGNLLSLSREELLFSYRTSPFQKKTAFIVSATFQLTRDSQAAQRAKALIEERILKQPYEYPSVGCIFRNPEGVSAGALIDQAGLKGLTIGGGQISQKHGNFIINTGNASAADVLELIETIQKTLKQQGIALEKEVRIIPFQPNLGVS; encoded by the coding sequence ATGACTAACGCATTTCCCTTCTCCGTCCAAGAATCTGTTCCGTTAAACCGCTTCTCTACTTTTCGCATTGGAGGGCCTGCGCGATACTTTAAAGAGTTAGTTTCTGTTGATGAAGCTCTGAAAGTTTTTTCATTCTTACACACCTCTCCTATTCCTTATATTATTATAGGGAAGGGATCCAATTGCTTGTTTCATGACCAAGGATTCAATGGTCTTGTTCTATACAATAATATCCAAGGCCAAACATTCCTTTCTGATACACAAATTAAAGTGCTTTCTGGAGTTTCTTTTTCTCTTTTAGGGAGGCAGCTTTCTTCTAAAGGATTTTCAGGGCTAGAATTTGCTGTAGGAATTCCAGGAACTGTTGGAGGTGCCGTATTTATGAATGCTGGAACCGCATTAGCTAATACGGCCTCATCTCTTGTCAGCGTAGAGATTATCGATCATGCGGGGAATTTACTTTCACTATCTAGAGAAGAGCTGCTTTTTTCTTATCGAACATCGCCTTTTCAAAAAAAAACTGCATTCATTGTTTCTGCAACATTCCAGTTAACTCGAGATTCTCAAGCAGCTCAACGAGCAAAAGCTTTAATTGAAGAACGCATCCTTAAACAACCGTACGAATACCCTTCTGTGGGATGTATCTTCCGCAATCCAGAAGGCGTGTCTGCAGGAGCACTTATTGATCAAGCAGGATTAAAAGGACTAACCATAGGGGGAGGACAGATATCCCAAAAACATGGCAATTTCATCATTAACACTGGAAATGCCAGTGCTGCTGATGTTCTAGAACTTATTGAAACCATTCAAAAAACTCTTAAACAACAGGGAATTGCTTTGGAAAAAGAGGTGCGCATTATTCCCTTTCAACCTAATCTTGGCGTTTCCTAA
- a CDS encoding class I SAM-dependent methyltransferase, which produces MMLKGIDVLFSNVIKLSHAIFQQVVKPGDVIVDATCGNGKDALFLAQLLQGKGRLVVYDIQQEALDRAKNHFENHLLIEERRIIEMKLCSHEYIQEEGAKLFHYNLGYLPNGDKQITTCRASTIASIQKALELVSPSGVVSIVCYPGHEEGAEELLCVDQLAVNLDPSKWEVCTHYSVNRKKAPRLFLFRKRQD; this is translated from the coding sequence ATGATGTTAAAAGGGATAGATGTGCTTTTTAGTAATGTAATCAAGCTTTCGCATGCGATTTTTCAGCAGGTAGTCAAGCCTGGGGATGTTATTGTTGATGCTACCTGTGGGAATGGGAAAGACGCTTTGTTCTTAGCTCAATTACTTCAGGGGAAAGGGCGTTTGGTTGTTTATGATATTCAGCAAGAGGCGTTGGATCGAGCTAAAAATCATTTTGAAAATCATTTACTAATTGAAGAACGAAGGATTATTGAAATGAAGCTCTGCTCGCATGAGTATATTCAAGAGGAAGGTGCTAAGCTATTTCATTATAACCTCGGATATTTACCCAATGGGGATAAGCAGATTACCACGTGTAGAGCCTCCACAATTGCTAGTATTCAAAAAGCATTAGAGCTTGTATCTCCTTCAGGAGTGGTCAGCATTGTCTGTTATCCTGGGCATGAAGAAGGGGCAGAGGAGTTGCTCTGTGTAGATCAGTTAGCTGTGAATTTGGATCCGAGCAAATGGGAAGTGTGTACGCACTATTCCGTGAATAGAAAGAAAGCCCCACGCTTATTTCTTTTTAGGAAACGCCAAGATTAG
- the nusB gene encoding transcription antitermination factor NusB — translation MSVMASDSARAVVCTSRPFPKQKLRELVLQALYALEMAPKGEDSLVSLLMTEASVSKKNVLYALMFCKAIRANQSELDALLNATIRTTTLANLTIIERNILRMMLFEHQQNQESSPIPTAVLIAETTRLIKKFSYVEGSSLILAVLGSIFDQVAQEPASMCG, via the coding sequence ATGTCAGTAATGGCTTCTGACAGTGCTCGTGCTGTGGTGTGTACTAGCCGGCCTTTCCCAAAGCAAAAATTGCGTGAACTTGTTTTACAGGCATTGTACGCCCTGGAAATGGCCCCTAAGGGAGAGGACTCTCTTGTTAGTCTGCTGATGACAGAAGCCTCTGTTTCAAAAAAAAATGTACTATACGCCTTAATGTTTTGCAAAGCAATTCGGGCCAACCAGTCAGAGCTGGATGCTCTGCTTAATGCGACAATTCGCACAACCACTCTTGCTAATCTGACAATTATCGAGCGCAATATTTTACGCATGATGCTTTTTGAACATCAGCAGAATCAAGAAAGCTCCCCTATCCCAACAGCAGTTCTTATAGCGGAAACAACTCGCCTCATTAAAAAATTTAGTTATGTGGAAGGAAGTTCGCTAATCCTTGCCGTTTTAGGTTCCATTTTTGACCAGGTAGCTCAAGAGCCCGCTTCTATGTGTGGTTAA
- the rpmI gene encoding 50S ribosomal protein L35: MPKMKSNKSVAARFKLTGSGQLKRTRPGKRHKLSKRSSQQKRNLSKQPLVDQGQVGMYKRMMLV, from the coding sequence ATGCCCAAGATGAAAAGCAATAAGTCCGTTGCGGCGCGTTTCAAATTGACTGGTTCTGGTCAATTAAAAAGAACTCGTCCGGGGAAAAGACACAAATTATCAAAAAGATCTTCGCAACAGAAACGCAACCTGTCTAAGCAGCCTTTAGTGGATCAAGGTCAGGTGGGCATGTATAAGCGAATGATGCTTGTTTAA
- the rplT gene encoding 50S ribosomal protein L20, protein MVRATGSVASRARRKRILKQAKGFWGDRKGHFRQSRSSVMRAMAFNYMHRKDRKGDFRSLWISRLNVASRIHGLSYSRLINGLKQAGINLNRKMLSEMAIHDPQGFALVAAQAKLALEASIQG, encoded by the coding sequence ATGGTAAGAGCAACTGGTTCAGTAGCTTCTAGAGCGCGTCGTAAGCGCATTTTGAAACAAGCAAAAGGATTCTGGGGGGACAGAAAGGGGCATTTCCGTCAGAGCCGGTCTTCCGTTATGCGGGCTATGGCTTTTAACTACATGCACCGAAAAGATCGTAAGGGCGATTTTAGAAGCCTTTGGATCTCTCGTTTGAATGTGGCTTCTCGAATTCATGGTTTGTCCTATAGTCGCTTGATTAACGGACTTAAGCAAGCTGGAATTAATTTGAATAGAAAGATGTTGTCTGAGATGGCTATCCATGATCCTCAGGGATTTGCTTTAGTAGCTGCTCAAGCTAAACTCGCTTTGGAAGCTTCTATTCAGGGATAA
- a CDS encoding tRNA (guanine(46)-N(7))-methyltransferase TrmB, translating into MKPQDLKLPYFWEDRCPKIENHVFYVPSYYPKYEEFVMPSWQNLFANEGPVCCELCSGNGDWVVEQALKDTSINWIAVEKRFDRVRKIWSKMSNHKVNNLLIVCGEAQTFFTHYVTDASFQKIVVNFPDPWPKFRHRKHRLFQDVFVQDMVRVLVEGGQLTLVTDDHTYLTNSIQVMLNYLSPGMQDPYYVNVKDNYGGSWFENLWRSKGEKIFCTEFVKRVGI; encoded by the coding sequence GTGAAACCACAAGATTTGAAATTACCCTATTTTTGGGAAGATCGTTGCCCAAAAATAGAAAATCACGTGTTCTATGTCCCTAGTTACTATCCTAAATATGAAGAATTTGTGATGCCTTCTTGGCAAAATCTCTTTGCTAATGAAGGTCCTGTTTGTTGTGAATTATGCTCTGGGAACGGAGATTGGGTAGTGGAACAGGCTTTAAAGGATACTTCGATCAATTGGATTGCGGTAGAAAAACGTTTTGATCGAGTTCGTAAGATTTGGTCAAAAATGAGCAATCATAAGGTAAATAATCTGCTCATTGTTTGTGGGGAAGCACAAACCTTTTTTACCCATTATGTGACGGATGCTTCCTTCCAAAAAATAGTCGTGAATTTCCCAGATCCTTGGCCTAAGTTTCGACATCGCAAACATCGCCTATTTCAAGATGTTTTTGTCCAAGATATGGTGCGAGTTCTTGTAGAGGGTGGGCAGTTAACTTTGGTTACTGATGACCACACTTATCTAACGAACTCTATTCAAGTTATGCTTAATTATCTTTCTCCTGGGATGCAGGATCCTTATTACGTCAATGTGAAAGACAATTATGGTGGGTCTTGGTTTGAAAACTTATGGAGATCTAAGGGAGAGAAAATTTTCTGTACAGAATTCGTAAAGAGAGTTGGGATATAG
- the pheS gene encoding phenylalanine--tRNA ligase subunit alpha — MTIQEELEAVKQQFSCDLSLVHSSKDLFDLKVKYLGKKGIFRGFADQLRECPVEQKATIGASINACKQYIEEVLLEKSQVILAKEEAEEFLKEKVDVSLPGEDAPLGGKHIIKKVLDDVVDIFVRFGFCVREAPNIESEKNNFSLLNFEEDHPARQMQDTFYLDPVTVLRTHTSNVQSRELARNKPPVRVVAPGECFRNEDISARSHVTFHQVEAFHVDRDVSFSDLTSMLSGFYHIFFGRKVELRYRHSYFPFVEPGIEVDISCECRGAGCSLCKHSGWLEVAGAGMIHPNVLRQANIDPEEYSGYALGMGIERLAMLKYGISDIRLFSENDLRFLRQFS, encoded by the coding sequence ATGACAATTCAAGAGGAACTTGAGGCTGTTAAGCAGCAATTTAGTTGTGATTTAAGCCTTGTGCATTCTTCTAAAGATCTTTTTGATTTGAAAGTAAAGTACCTTGGTAAGAAGGGAATCTTTCGAGGGTTTGCGGATCAGTTGAGGGAGTGTCCTGTAGAGCAAAAAGCGACTATTGGAGCTTCCATCAATGCTTGTAAGCAGTACATTGAGGAAGTTTTACTTGAAAAAAGTCAGGTCATTTTGGCCAAAGAAGAGGCAGAAGAGTTCCTTAAAGAGAAAGTTGATGTTAGTTTGCCCGGAGAGGATGCTCCTCTTGGGGGCAAGCATATTATCAAGAAAGTTCTCGATGATGTTGTAGACATTTTTGTTCGTTTTGGGTTTTGTGTCCGGGAAGCTCCTAATATTGAAAGTGAAAAGAATAACTTTTCTCTGCTTAATTTTGAGGAAGATCATCCCGCTAGACAGATGCAGGATACTTTTTATCTCGATCCGGTTACTGTCTTGCGTACACATACTTCGAACGTGCAGTCTCGGGAGTTAGCGAGAAATAAACCTCCTGTTAGAGTCGTCGCTCCAGGAGAGTGTTTCCGTAACGAAGACATCTCTGCACGTTCTCATGTGACCTTTCATCAAGTAGAGGCTTTTCATGTAGACAGAGATGTTTCTTTTTCGGACTTGACATCGATGTTGTCGGGGTTTTACCATATCTTCTTTGGTCGTAAGGTAGAGTTGCGGTATAGACACAGCTACTTCCCTTTTGTGGAGCCAGGGATTGAGGTAGATATTTCTTGCGAGTGCCGTGGGGCTGGGTGTTCTTTATGTAAACACTCGGGTTGGTTAGAGGTTGCTGGTGCTGGGATGATTCATCCGAACGTCTTGCGTCAAGCAAATATTGATCCGGAAGAATATTCTGGATATGCTTTGGGAATGGGTATAGAGCGTCTTGCGATGCTTAAGTACGGAATTTCCGATATTCGATTGTTTAGCGAGAACGATTTGCGGTTTTTGCGACAATTTTCTTAA
- the infC gene encoding translation initiation factor IF-3, producing MALNLKINRQIRAPRVRVIGSSGEQLGILSIKEALDLAREADLDLVEVASNSEPPVCKIMDYGKYRYDVTKKEKDSKKAQHQVRVKEVKLKPNIDDNDFLTKVKQARAFIEKGNKVKVSCMFRGRELAYPEHGHKVVQRMCQGLEDVGFVESEPKLNGRSLICVIAPGTLKTKKKQEKVHAQDEKQ from the coding sequence GTGGCTTTAAACCTAAAAATAAATAGGCAGATACGAGCTCCCAGGGTGCGTGTAATAGGTTCTTCTGGAGAGCAGCTAGGCATATTGAGTATAAAAGAGGCCCTAGATTTAGCCAGGGAAGCTGATTTAGACCTTGTTGAGGTTGCTTCAAACTCAGAGCCTCCCGTATGTAAGATCATGGACTACGGGAAGTATCGTTATGACGTAACTAAAAAAGAAAAGGATAGTAAGAAGGCTCAGCACCAAGTGCGTGTCAAAGAGGTTAAGTTAAAGCCTAATATTGATGACAATGACTTTCTTACGAAAGTAAAGCAAGCTAGAGCCTTTATTGAAAAAGGAAATAAAGTAAAAGTTTCTTGTATGTTTCGGGGGCGAGAGTTGGCTTATCCCGAACACGGGCATAAAGTTGTTCAAAGGATGTGCCAGGGCTTGGAAGATGTTGGTTTTGTTGAGTCTGAACCTAAACTAAATGGCCGTTCTTTGATCTGTGTTATTGCTCCGGGAACACTAAAAACTAAGAAAAAACAGGAAAAAGTCCATGCCCAAGATGAAAAGCAATAA
- a CDS encoding LptF/LptG family permease yields MAIWKRYILARFWLSLSSLFFLAVIFYASIHHSLHAFREGKTAIAGAPLQLSLLYYLSQISLKAEFILPQLVAIASTITLFSMQSKREILLLQASGLSLKTVIRPLILSSTLVTLLLYANFQWLHPICEKISITKEHMDKGTLEKAQEKIPALYLKDQTVLIFSSINHKAATLNNVFWIKGPKTIYSIKKLAFTTPSLPIGLEVSYFSEDENHEISLTQFFDMKEFPELEFSYYDNPFSKIFITGRDCSFSAFFQAIPWHAAKFGLLTTVPQRILSLLTLFYYMLISPLLCIASVILSAYLCLRFHRLPKITWAYLVPLGTINIFFVFLKAGMVLANNSVLPALQVMFIPASVMLIITLYAYRKLA; encoded by the coding sequence ATGGCTATCTGGAAACGCTACATTCTCGCTCGCTTCTGGCTCTCCCTTTCTTCTTTATTTTTTTTAGCGGTTATATTCTATGCTTCCATTCACCATTCATTACACGCTTTTCGGGAAGGGAAGACAGCTATTGCTGGAGCCCCTTTACAACTATCCTTGCTTTACTACCTTTCTCAAATTTCTTTGAAAGCGGAATTTATTCTTCCTCAACTTGTAGCGATTGCTTCAACAATTACTCTGTTCTCAATGCAAAGCAAACGAGAAATTCTTTTGTTACAAGCTTCAGGTCTTTCGCTTAAAACTGTAATTCGCCCATTAATTCTGTCTAGTACCTTAGTTACCCTTCTTCTTTATGCGAACTTCCAATGGCTCCATCCCATTTGCGAAAAGATTTCTATTACAAAAGAGCATATGGACAAAGGGACCTTAGAAAAAGCTCAGGAAAAAATTCCCGCGCTTTATCTGAAAGATCAAACCGTTCTTATTTTCTCTTCCATTAATCATAAGGCGGCTACCCTGAATAATGTTTTTTGGATTAAAGGACCCAAAACGATCTACTCTATCAAAAAACTCGCTTTCACTACCCCATCCCTTCCTATTGGACTTGAGGTTTCTTATTTTTCTGAAGACGAAAATCACGAGATATCTCTAACTCAGTTCTTTGATATGAAAGAGTTCCCTGAATTAGAATTCAGCTATTACGACAATCCGTTTTCAAAAATTTTCATAACTGGAAGAGATTGCAGCTTCTCAGCCTTTTTTCAGGCTATTCCTTGGCATGCAGCAAAGTTTGGTCTTTTAACAACGGTTCCTCAAAGGATTTTATCCTTGCTCACGCTATTCTACTATATGCTCATCTCTCCCTTACTCTGCATAGCATCAGTAATCTTATCCGCCTACCTTTGCTTACGTTTTCATCGGCTTCCTAAAATTACTTGGGCCTACTTAGTTCCTTTAGGCACCATTAACATCTTTTTCGTGTTTTTGAAAGCAGGAATGGTTCTTGCTAATAACAGCGTTTTACCGGCTCTGCAAGTCATGTTTATTCCAGCTAGTGTTATGCTTATAATCACTCTATATGCTTACCGGAAACTTGCTTAA
- a CDS encoding LptF/LptG family permease, with amino-acid sequence MPILWKVLIFRYLKTTVFCTLSLICISIISSLQEIVSYIAKDVPYATVFRVTAYQIPYLLPFILPASCFISAFTLFRKLSDNNQITFLKASGASQGMIIFPILITSGILCCFNFYTCSELASICRFQTGKEIANIAMTSPALLLQTLQKKENDRIFIAIDHCGKSKFDNVIIALKHNQEISNIGFVETIIPDVNKDSVQAKNVLVISKVPLFSEARTSNPNEFYLETLDELFIPKITATLFAGKSYMKARTDYLPWKQLIQDVHLHLAEILRRVAIGLLCSTMTFSGLALGTYKPRFRKPVLIYVLFPVLNLIFLIVGKNTTHPISALMLFLFPQLLSWLIFSWRIYKENQGHA; translated from the coding sequence ATGCCTATTCTATGGAAAGTTCTTATTTTCCGTTATTTAAAAACAACTGTCTTCTGTACGCTTAGTCTAATTTGTATTTCTATCATTAGCTCTTTGCAAGAAATTGTCAGCTACATCGCTAAAGATGTGCCTTATGCGACCGTCTTTAGAGTCACAGCTTACCAAATTCCTTACCTTCTTCCTTTTATACTCCCAGCTTCTTGCTTTATTTCGGCTTTTACCTTATTTCGCAAACTCTCCGATAATAACCAAATTACCTTTTTAAAAGCTTCTGGAGCATCTCAAGGCATGATTATCTTTCCGATTTTAATCACATCGGGAATCCTTTGCTGCTTCAATTTCTACACATGCTCGGAACTAGCTTCTATTTGCCGCTTTCAAACAGGGAAAGAAATCGCGAATATCGCCATGACATCCCCAGCACTTTTACTACAAACCCTGCAAAAAAAAGAGAATGACCGCATCTTTATTGCAATAGACCACTGTGGGAAAAGCAAATTTGATAACGTAATTATTGCTTTAAAACATAACCAAGAGATATCCAACATTGGGTTTGTTGAAACCATTATTCCTGATGTGAACAAGGATTCTGTTCAAGCTAAGAATGTCTTGGTAATTTCTAAAGTCCCCCTCTTTTCGGAAGCTCGTACATCCAATCCTAATGAATTTTATCTAGAAACTTTGGATGAATTGTTTATCCCTAAAATTACAGCGACCTTATTTGCAGGGAAATCCTATATGAAAGCTCGTACAGATTATTTGCCCTGGAAACAATTAATCCAAGATGTTCATTTGCATCTTGCAGAAATACTTCGTCGTGTTGCCATAGGATTGTTATGTAGCACGATGACCTTCTCTGGATTAGCCTTGGGAACTTACAAACCTCGTTTCCGTAAACCAGTTCTCATCTATGTTCTATTTCCAGTACTCAATCTTATCTTTCTTATCGTGGGGAAAAATACCACCCATCCTATTTCAGCTTTAATGCTTTTCCTTTTTCCCCAACTACTCTCATGGCTAATTTTTTCTTGGCGAATATATAAAGAAAATCAAGGACATGCATAG
- a CDS encoding ribonucleotide-diphosphate reductase subunit beta encodes MQADILDGKQKRVNLNSKRLVNCNQVDVNQLVPIKYKWAWEHYLNGCANNWLPTEISMGKDIELWKSNVLSEDERRVILLNLGFFSTAESLVGNNIVLAIFKHVTNPEARQYLLRQAFEEAVHTHTFLYICESLGLDEKEIFNAYNERASIKAKDDFQMEITGKVLDPNFRTDSVEGLQEFIKNLVGYYIIMEGIFFYSGFVMILSFHRQNKMVGIGEQYQYILRDETIHLNFGVDLINGIKEENPEIWTTELQQEIIEMIQRAVDLEIDYARDCLPRGILGLRASMFIDYVQHIADRRLERIGLKPIYHTKNPFPWMSETIDLNKEKNFFETRVTEYQHAASLTW; translated from the coding sequence ATGCAAGCAGATATTTTAGATGGAAAACAGAAGCGAGTTAATCTAAATAGCAAGCGCCTAGTGAACTGCAATCAAGTCGATGTAAACCAACTTGTGCCAATTAAGTACAAATGGGCTTGGGAACATTATTTAAATGGCTGTGCAAATAACTGGCTCCCTACGGAAATTTCTATGGGGAAAGATATTGAATTATGGAAATCCAATGTTCTTTCAGAAGATGAGCGACGAGTGATTCTTTTGAATTTGGGTTTTTTTAGTACTGCAGAGAGCTTGGTTGGGAACAATATTGTCCTAGCTATCTTTAAGCATGTTACTAATCCTGAGGCTAGACAATATCTTTTGAGACAAGCATTTGAAGAAGCTGTCCACACACATACATTTTTGTATATTTGTGAATCCCTTGGATTGGATGAAAAAGAGATTTTCAATGCCTATAACGAGCGTGCTTCGATTAAGGCTAAAGATGATTTCCAGATGGAGATCACTGGTAAAGTTTTGGATCCTAATTTCCGTACAGACTCTGTAGAGGGATTGCAAGAGTTTATTAAAAACTTAGTGGGTTATTACATCATTATGGAAGGAATTTTCTTCTATAGTGGATTTGTTATGATCCTTTCCTTCCATAGACAAAATAAAATGGTTGGTATTGGGGAACAATATCAATACATCCTGAGGGATGAGACCATTCATTTAAATTTTGGTGTTGATTTGATTAATGGGATTAAAGAAGAAAATCCCGAGATTTGGACTACGGAATTGCAACAAGAAATCATTGAAATGATTCAGCGTGCTGTGGACTTAGAGATCGACTATGCTCGAGATTGTCTCCCTAGAGGTATCTTAGGTCTAAGAGCATCGATGTTTATTGATTATGTACAACATATTGCAGATCGTCGTTTAGAGAGAATAGGCTTAAAACCAATCTATCATACAAAAAACCCTTTCCCTTGGATGAGTGAAACTATTGACCTTAACAAAGAAAAGAATTTCTTTGAAACAAGGGTTACTGAGTATCAGCATGCAGCAAGCTTAACTTGGTAA
- the tilS gene encoding tRNA lysidine(34) synthetase TilS, with product MVIRLFENDKQLEVFFSSLDKKKKYLLALSGGSDSLLLMYLLRSRGISFTAVHVDYGWRETSYQEACDLASLCEREQIPFILDRQEVANPMDFSDIENIARQYRYELFYRLCKERLFAGVFLGHHADDQAETILKRVFEGAHLGNLKGMARYGTYKGITLLRPLLHITKRQIVEALDNYRIEYVQDATNADERFLRARMREQLFPYLQEIFGKNIRQPLLFLAEDSAELREYLDQQAAPFLSQVIDNEIGQFLPVGQELLQTAFLTKWVCKQFFFKQGLVASKGFLQTVYDHLVRRSEARLRLRNRTVLVKARGVIIESIY from the coding sequence ATGGTAATCCGTTTATTCGAGAATGATAAGCAATTAGAAGTTTTTTTTTCTTCTTTAGACAAGAAAAAAAAATACTTGCTGGCGTTATCCGGCGGGAGTGATTCCTTATTATTAATGTATTTGCTGAGGTCTCGAGGCATTTCTTTCACGGCTGTACATGTGGATTATGGCTGGAGGGAGACTTCATATCAGGAAGCTTGTGATTTGGCTTCCTTATGCGAGCGGGAACAAATTCCTTTTATTTTAGATCGCCAGGAAGTCGCAAATCCTATGGATTTTAGTGACATCGAGAATATTGCTCGGCAATACCGTTACGAGTTATTTTATCGATTGTGTAAAGAACGACTTTTCGCAGGTGTGTTTCTAGGGCATCATGCAGATGATCAAGCAGAAACCATTTTGAAACGGGTATTTGAAGGAGCTCATCTTGGAAATCTCAAGGGAATGGCACGGTATGGAACATATAAGGGCATAACATTACTGCGACCGCTTCTACATATTACTAAGAGGCAAATTGTTGAAGCTCTTGATAATTATCGAATTGAGTATGTTCAGGATGCCACAAATGCTGATGAACGCTTTTTACGTGCAAGAATGAGGGAACAATTATTCCCTTATCTACAAGAGATTTTCGGGAAAAATATCAGACAGCCTTTGCTTTTTCTTGCGGAAGATTCTGCAGAGCTCAGAGAGTACTTAGATCAGCAAGCAGCACCTTTTTTATCGCAGGTTATTGATAATGAGATAGGACAATTTCTACCTGTGGGACAAGAGTTATTACAAACGGCCTTTTTGACAAAGTGGGTATGTAAGCAGTTTTTCTTCAAGCAGGGGCTTGTCGCTTCAAAGGGTTTTTTGCAAACGGTTTATGATCATCTCGTGCGAAGATCTGAGGCAAGATTACGACTTCGTAATCGAACCGTATTGGTAAAAGCTAGGGGAGTAATCATAGAAAGTATATATTGA